Part of the Panulirus ornatus isolate Po-2019 chromosome 28, ASM3632096v1, whole genome shotgun sequence genome, agagagagagagagagagagaacattcacATATCATAACGTTTCCCTAATAAGTCACATGGCAAGTTTTCAAATATTTATAGTGAATGACATGGCAGGAGTAACAAATGTCTTAGTCAAGAAtattttggatgaagtgaaaatgtgggagaaaatgaaaagataaattaGAACTCGGCAGATTATTTGTGTTCGTGAATCATTGACAAATGTAAATGCTCTAGGAAGTGGGAACGTGGAAAGAGGGAAGAGATATCCTCGGCTTCCTTGTTCAGTGTTTGAAGATAtaagtcaatcctcgtgtggccctTCTCTACACATAAgtaatgggaagcagcagccaaaagcGCTCTGCAAAGCTGCGCCATAGTGTCAGGGACGAACGCAGATAACTCACGGGAATAGTGGACAATATATAACACCTGCAAAACGGAAAACAAGCAAGAAAATGATGGTAAACAGAATATGATGGTTGGAGAGACATGAAAACTGGAGAATGAATGAGACGAGAGGCTTCTGATCACATTTTGGCAAATACAGAGATGCACGAAGGGTGACAACAGATATGAGAGCAATCGTCGTCCATGCTAGGACGAATAAAACCTCTATACATATAGAAGAGCTTCTCCTACAACACATCATTATAACGTCCATACTTCATCCCGAGCATTTGAGAAGTAGATTTGTGACACTAATCACGTTGGGATAGACTGCAGGAAGATATGGATATTCATGCCAAAGTATTTCTATCAATTCATGGTTCAATtgaagagttttgaaaagtgagTAGAGAGGAACAGATGATATCTAGAAGTAAATATAGGTACAAATTACTATTCATCACAGATGAATTATCCAGGTAAAGTCTACAACGTTAACGTCCATACAACTCTATATAAACATCTGTAAATTTGGTTAGTTCCTCGGCCGCTGAAAACCTTGCCAGGCCATTGATCAAGTGATCTACACCCTTTTATGCGATCCAGATTATAGAAATATTCTGAATATGAGAAGGTCACACTTCCTGCAGATTTACGCCTTTAATATCAAGATCTCACTTTAATGTGACCTTTAGACTTTACAGAAGTTGTGCGACTTAAACACATGAGAATATAATTTCCCAACTTGTGACTTCGGGAACTGTGAAAAAATTGAGTAAATGTTCAGTCAGTCTAGAAACTGTTGTATGTGAATTTTGAGACTATTATGTTACCTTACAACGAAGATAAAGTTTGTATAGGTATAAAACTAACATTGGAAGAAACGTGCAGCCGATGAAAGGGGTGTTGCATGTGAATTCCATAGTCTACAATGTTTCCTTATATCATAGGTTATAATCTTAAAGGCACAAAATCAACATTTACTCCGCGTTGTTTCCTTTAGAAACCTGGACAGATATCTGAGGCTGTGGTCGCCTTCTGCTACAAGGACTGCGGCTTACCAGGCGTGTCTAGCTGGTGGGGAGCCTGATGGAGCTGCTGCCCCGAAATTGTGGAGTCTTTTCCTGAATGTACCACACGAGCAATGAATACTGAACTGTGAGGGTTAAACTGCGTTTACTGATAAGTAATGTTGGTGTCTTTGATCTTCAGCTGCtacagatattctctctctctctctctctctctctctctctctctctctctctctctctctctctctctctctctctctctctctctctctctctctctctctctctctctggtaaactGGATATCATATTTGTAGAAAAATCTTCAGTTCAAAATGGAATCTGTGTACTCCCTAATGCAAAAATAAGGACAAAAACATCTGAAATACGGAAATACGGTGTACTCTTTATTATGCCTGAGGAATTTCACTTGTATATTATGGAGTCAAAACAAGAATTATGCCAATGCGTTGTACCTTGGACATAGATTCTCTTCGAATCATGATATAAAAGTAAAGTAACCCACTTTTCCATCTAATAAACACACTGCTGTTTGAGTCTACCTTTCCTGATGGTGTGCAGATATCCAAATATTAGTTCAGGCGAAGAAATGTAAAGATGTGTAAGTACTTGTCTTTGGGCGTTTAGCCAGGGGACGCCTGTCTAGAGTTCGTATACTGTGTTATAGTCGTCTTCAGCAGTTGTCCTGTCTGGCTTCAAAAGTCTCATCGGACGACTTGGAAGCCAAACTTGTTGGCGACGTACTCTATTTCGTGTTCGGTGCCGTCGGGCGCTACCCACGTGTACTCGCCTTCTACGGCCGTGCCCGCGATGCCCTCCTGCTCGTGCTCCAGGTGGTCCTCGTCGATGTCGATGATATCATTAGGACGAGCGGCAGCCAAGACCACCAAGCCAAGCAGAAACATCACCTGCAGTCAAGAAATTGATGAGTGAACTGATTCTCTGATACTTCCTCCAATCACTAAAAGTTAACAGAGACAGCCACCAGCCACACTTGTACTGAGGGAACAACACTCACCAGGAACTTCATGTTTGTGTGGTTGCAGGACAACAGCTGATGCTCTGCACCTGTCTCAGCCGTGTTATATACCCAGGGACGTCCTTCACTCATGAACGCGCTGAAATTTGGAAGTGACTGAGACCCCGTATGTTCCCTCCTCTAGTTCTGGCGTTCGGTGCGTTTTACTCCTGATCTGTTATAAAGTCAGTTGCGCAAACTTGTCAGGGAAATGTTTTTTCTATTAATTCATCAGGTTCTCCTGGAGTAACTTGATCAGCCATATACAAACACAAGTATTCACTGTAAACTTGGTGCTCCACCGACGTTATAAAAACTGGTTTTCTGTAATCTTTAATAAGTATGAGTTATAATGAGCCAGGTTTTATGTTAGGCCTAGTCCAACCTTTGAACAGAACTACTTAACAGGAAGCATATAGGGAAAA contains:
- the LOC139757729 gene encoding cuticle protein CP575-like, giving the protein MSEGRPWVYNTAETGAEHQLLSCNHTNMKFLVMFLLGLVVLAAARPNDIIDIDEDHLEHEQEGIAGTAVEGEYTWVAPDGTEHEIEYVANKFGFQVVR